The genomic stretch TTCTCTATTAATGTTAAGGTAAAGTGAAACCATGATTAATCATTTATGGCTTCCTCTAGGCCTATTACTCATGGAGTCAGATTTTCCTGTCCGGTTTTCAAAGAATTAGGGCAGGGGATGAAAGAGCAGTACGGGTGGTCTTGGGGTGTACAAGCAGGTATCCAGTAGGGGTAAAAAGATAATTACCGCTAACCATAACCACTTAAACgtttagtaaaattcactaaccgcctaggcggttaaccggcAGTTAGTGGTTAATAAACTTAATAACCGATAATcgctttttaaagaaaaaataaaaaaatgtcgtttttatggtaatatgataatatcttactacatacgacatcatttctagatttttatatatttttatgtttatttaaacacaaaaatgacttcgtttcatgtatatatataacatacaCAACCGCCCGCCTTTTCACCTCTAGTCTCCACATGTTTTAGAGTGTGGGTAAGAGTGACAATTCGTTTTCGCATGTCAAAGTATAgataaaaaaactatatagatCGGCCTTATTCTACCAATTGAATTAAACAGATCAAAACCGTCAACCCTAatttgctaattttgtgttggatttGTGAATGATGTTAATAATTTGCCAACCCTAGATGTGGAGCCTACCTATTCGGGCACTTCGAGACCCTCACTTATCTTTCTCATTCCCCTCCCAAATTTTTTGGGATTTAGGCAAGGAATCTCAATCCATTACTCCAGGAGAAATATTTGCGTTTTAGGGCCTAATTAAGGAATAAGATATAAAAACAAGTAACTGGGTTTTGTTTTCTGTTAATATCTATTGCCTAATCAAGTGAAGTTTAATGATGATGTAGAGAATATATGATTTGGGAGCTAGATCATTTTGGATCCACAACACAGGGCCAATTGGTTGCCTTCCCTATATCTTGACCAATTTTCCATCAGCTCGAAGAGACAACTATGGTTGCGCAAAGCCTTATAATGATGTAGCTCGATATTTCAACTACAAGTTGAAGGAGGCCATAGTTCAGCTCAGGATCAATCTTCCTTTAGCTGCAATTACATATGTAGACGTCTACTCTGCCAAGTACTCTCTATTCCGTGAACCAAACAAATATGGTAAGCATTATGTGAGAATCAcgtgctttaaaaataaatgttaatgCATGTAAGAATTTTCAAGTATATAATTTTGGTTGGAAATATGCAGGATTTGAGCTTCCACTTGTTGCTTGTTGTGGGTATGGAGGGAAGTACAACTATAGCAGTAGTGTTGAGTGTGGAGGAACAATCACAGTGAATGGAAGCCAAATATTCGTGGGTTCATGTGCACGCCCCTCAGTCAGAGTAAATTGGGATGGAATTCACTACACTGAGGCTGCTAACAAGTTTGTTTTCAACCAAATTTCAACCGGAGCCTTTTCAGATCCACCCATACCCTTGGCAGTGGCGTGTCATCGTGTTTAGTAAAATGCCCtcactcaaaaataaataaaataaaatgcccTTGCATGTGGCATCATATTTGAAAGATGatattaaatattatcaatataatatatataaagtgtttaattattatatatattaatgtctAATAATTGTAAACCAAGCATAGGCTGTAATACTCATTTCAAGATTATTAAAATGGAAAATGCTTAAAGTATTACAACTGTTTTACAAATTTACGTGACTTAATTTTAATGGTGaataaattatgagaaatgctatattgTATATCAATGCATTATTGTTaggttcttttattttttttttaagaaaatagaaatgGTGTGTCATCCTTCTATAGATTCAGATCGCATGTGTTCTTATAAaggcaaaataattaaatagcaaGTATCCAAATACATGCACCATTGAATTCCAAATACATGCACCAAGTTACAATTTCAAGTGTCACACATTGCTTAAACTACAATCGTTATCATATGTGTATAAGTTATACTTAAGGttgtattatttgatttgagagTCAAATACCACGTTATAGATTCAAGTTACGGAGGGGGTGTCTTATGAGATAGAGTGGATCAATGTGAATGTCGGATACAAATTTATAATGGTAAGCTACGGTCCTAAATATCTCACATGGCTTAATAATTATACTAActcataaatataaattaatccAACCCGTATTATACTAATTTCAACTCACTTGAGTCATATGATCCTAAATCCTCAATGTAACTAATAGTGTATGCTCTCACAATCAAGCAATGCAAAACTCTCAACTGATCATGTGAATAATTAATACTTATTTACATGTTTCAATTCTTGGTTTTTGATGGACTAACAATATTAAGTTatttatataacaaaaataccgCATTTAATTTCTTCCATAATagggaaaattcaaatttaaaataaaaactggaaacaattttcaagattaagaaaaaattgttcCCATGTGTGACCGACTTTCAACTATTATAAAAGGAGTAAAGGACATGTTACGTCCTTGTGGAGTGTGCAAAATTGAGAGCACCATAGGAGAGAGAAGAGACGAGCACAAAAGAGGAGAAGCCTTTAGAGGTGAGTGTTGTACCTCATGGGATTTTTGGCTTTGTAGAGCCGGTGctagagggagaaagagagatataAAAGGTGAGATAAGAGGAAGGGCTGCTACAgtgtttttttgggtgtttttggagggaaaaaaaaataaatgattaaaagtaaaaagtgTTGCAGAGTGAGAATAAAATAGAGATCAGTCGCCATTTATTTCAGTAAAAGAAAAGTTTGTACTTctgtcttttatatttttaatttaaatgaattaatcCTCGTGACATACATTTACATTTCATATTACCATTTTATGGAATCATTCTGTAGTTAAACCAAAATCCATATACTATCATTTTGTGTACTACTTATTTTCTTTGAGTAACTAATTTAACTGCATGATTATTCTTATGTATCCTGTGAGACTCAATCtcatcttgtatatatataagtttcaaTAAATCCCACTAAAACACTTCAGAATAATCATTCccaataaaatttaaacaaatgagAATATTCTTTATCGCTTTGATCCAGACAAAGGACTTGGATTCCTTATTAAAGAAAGTGTTTGCATAATATTACATGCGAACACACAAAGATATTAACCGTCATAAGATCTGACTCatagatacatcaaagtgaCCTATACCTTAGTAATTtagttataaatttttaaatattttatatttttaatcagGTATATAGacacatgttaattttttttaaaggcagTGACGTGAATTTTCGTTCTAAATAAAATATCTCTTGCTGCTAGATGCTAGTATTTCTCTTATTATAACTATTCTATCTTAATATGTGgaaaaggtttaaaaaaaaagaaaaaaaaaggaggttgTGCGAGAGGATGCGGAGGAGCTTGCAGGCTGGAGGATTTCTCCGCTGAATCTCTACGGCAAGTCGTCcagttcaaaatttaaattcaagaaCGGCAAGTCGTTGGTCCACCGCCTTTAGCTAAGGCGGTGGACCTAAGTCGGTGGCACGGGCTTCTATATAAGGGCAATGGCTTCAAGAGGGAGTGAAACAGAGAGTGAAGAGGGAGTGAAACAGAGAGTTGCGAGTGtgaataatgatgatgatgccaGTGGGATTTCGTTTTGAGCCCACCGACGAAGAGCTGGTAGGCTTCTATTTGTTGAACAAGGTAAGGGGAGAAGATATAGGTTGGGATGGCATCggagagtttgatatttatgGTGAAAAGGATCCCTGGCAATTCTGTGGTGATCAGGAGAAGCTTTACGTTTTTACAAGGCTAAAACAACTCAGCAAAAATCGAGTGGCACGAACAGCGGGTTGCGGTGTTTGGCATGAGAATTCTGCCGACAAAATCTACGATGGTCAGGGTGATGTTATTGGGGTCAGGAAACTCTTCTGCTTCAAGGTGAAGAAACAGAAATCCAACTGGTTAATGCACGAGTTCTCATTAGTTGGGGAGGGAGAACGAGAACGGGCGACTGACTGGGTtctgtgcaccatccaaaagaAAGAATCACGATCAAGAGTTGGCGTTAAAAGATGCTTTCAAGATCATTCTTCTCCCACCGTCATCTCTGTTCAAACTCCATCTCCATTGCGAAATTCCATTAatacagaagaagaagaagaagaagaagtaccGCTACTTGAGGACGGATCCCAGCAGAGAAAGAAGATGCGCTGCTGCGATGTCGAATGTCAAGCCACTGCGACCCCTTCATCAGAATGTCCATCTGAATTTGGAACGCCTGAGTCTGAATTGGAAACCCGTCTACCAGCTAGTGATAACTCTGACCCTGAGTTGAGTGTTTCATATGAATATTTGGAAACCTTGATGAGCTGTCAGCTAGCCAGTAATGATGACTCTGCGTCAGAGTTTTATGCTTCATACGGTTATCTGCCGCCACCGCCTTCCCCCGCGGGTGGACATCTGCCGCTTGATGCATGGGTGGATTCTTGGGATCCTGAGTTTGCTACATTACTTTCCTAGCACCTTGTGAATGATCAAAACAGAGAACCAAAACTCTGTTTTACTGATGGTGTCTGTTAAGATAGGAAaagattgtaattttttttttttttttgttcaattttgttGGAGCACATTGGTGTACTTGTTCCTTAATTTTGTTATGGGATATCCAATTTGTCAACTTTGCTCGAAATATCtcttctcttgatttttttttttataaagaatgTCTTCTAACAAAAATAACATGTCGTTTACTCGTTTGTTACAAGTTAAAAATCGATGGGATTTTTACGGCTGTGGTTCCAATTGGTTCAAAGTTGATTATGATCCATCAAATTGCAACTAGCGATTGTTGAGAACTTTGAGGTGCCCTAATCCCAATAGATTTCGTGTTAAAATATACCTATTAAATggaaaaatgttgatttataACATCTACGTTTACCAAATAAGGTTCTGGCTGataaaaatgatagaaaattaCTTCTTGTTGCTTGCAAATTGTAAGAATGTTGAGTTGTTATGACTAAACAATTGGCAACTCTATTCAGGTTTGCTTATCTGTGTATGGTTTTTCTGGTTTACTTCTAGTCCAGACAATTTCTTGTACTTGGTCTTCTTCTGGTGTTTTTCATGTGGGATTTTGTGTGTTGGAAGTGAGTagactaatttgtttttatcatcCAATTGTGCTTCTCCTCGTGAATTTTAATGCAAGCTTGATTCCAGTGAGCTCTAGCAGAAATGGCATTCTCCTCCCTCCATAAGAATGGGATGGAGCTGAGGTTATAGGTTGAACACTCACTACATGTCTATGTAAATTATCAataatagtttaaaaaaaagaaaacatcttCATGCAAGCTTgatgttaattatatatatgctatGCCAAGTTGCTTTGACATGGTAAATTTACTGTTTCACCTTGGAATCACAAACAATATATCAGAATATTCTTTCCCATAATGCTGATTAAACATTGCTGCATCTATCAACGCAGGAGCATGCGATTAAGATCTgacttgtcaatttaattagtaCTAAATTTCTGCATTTTTGCCAGCATTATGAATTATAGTCTAATTCAGAGCACGCATTATGTTTGTAACTATACATAAAATTCCTAAGCAAGTAGTGCACTATTCTTATGTATATTGAACCTTATTTCTATTTGGGAGATGCAATCCATGAAATGTTCTCCTTAATCCAAATTCTAAAATCACCTTGTACTTTTACTTGTTTGCACTTTTGCAAATtcaacaaacaatcaatcagttGAGTCTGAAGAACccaattatttgaatttgaaaatcttACTCAATAACCTGTATTGGATTCCAAATTTCATGTCCTGTGCAATTGAGATTATTTGTTCTATTCTAGGAGATTGTTTGCGATTGCACTATTTTTGTTGGAGTGTTCATTTTTGCACTCCATTGGCAAGTCTTTGAATAATCAGACATAGTTTTGgttattgttcttttttattgtcCACATTTGTGGCCATTACTACCCACAGGTGACTATTCTGACTAAACCAAGGcttaagttttcattttttttttcaactccaaAAATTTATGTGATTTGCTCATGTATTGTTTGGTTCAAGTTGTTGCAAGGGTGATTAGATTCCATTATGGCAGCCTGACTTTTTCAGTAAATACTTCTGGTGGCATGAACTCATCTTTTTTTAGTTTCCTTTCTCTTGGTAGCATTCTTCTTCAAGGAAAATGAGTAGACAAAAAGGTCAATCATAAGTGATACTTCAGTGCATAGTGCTGCACAGAAGGTGGAAGTCAAGAAGGTAAAATAGGATCAATTAACCAAattatttgttgtttgtttcAAGAAATTGATTCTAGTAAAGATAGCTCTAAATACAAAGTGTTTCTGCAGCAATGAACTTGAATTCTACTTTGTAGTTTTAAGTGTAAGaattttgctttctctttagTAGCTAAGCTCATTTGGTTGATTTCATATGCCTGAGAAAATGGTTCATTGAAATAAAAGTAGTATTTGAAACTTACACTGTTTGATGGCATGTTTTGTGGCCTTCTAATCTGCCATATATCTTCCtcaataatcaaaatatatgggCACTGTAAATCTGTAATGGTGCACCCTTTCACTTTCAACATGAAAGCtgcctttttattttcattaggatatttttcaaaattgaacgTCACCAACTATATACTAATCGAATTGTAAATGGTATCTACTCCATCTTTGACCCAGTAAAAATGGGTAGGTTTGAAAATGCATGGCAACATTCAAACAGGAGTGCCTATATATTACTTGTTATATTCGCAAGCCTCCTCCACAAGGCAATTAACATGAGGTTGAAGGTCAAGAGACGCTTCCTCCATGGGTTTCTTCTGCTTGCTACCCTGTTCCTTGCATGGAGCTTGTTCGCCATCGGTAAGAGGGGCaccttttttctctctaaattttgttatattggttgacatgcatatatgtataggCTATTGCTTCACATTTTGTGTTGTTTACTTGTTTATTTATCATCTTTTAACACTTGcttttttcttgtatgaaaCTGTTTGTGGTAATTACTCTGAGAaggtgagaaaatggagaagttAATTCATTCATGGGATGGGGAAGGATTGTGTGGACCTGTTGCCGTAAAACAGAGGAAAGGCCAGCCTTTGCTCTTGGCAAAACTAGTGCAGCAACGACCACCTGAACCCCCGCCGCCACCTCCTACGTTGCCCACAGGGCCAATCCCCTAAGGCATTCCATGTATTAGACATCTCTTGATGTGGGGTGAATGTCATCAATAGCTAAATATCCAAATCAAAATAGTATTTAGTCTAAATGTTAGTTCATCATCAACCAACCATTGaatattgtatttgtatttgtttttgttgtttgtgggTTTCAATCACCCTGTTTATTGTGGTTTTTTCTTGTTGTAGGGACTTTTGTATCTAGAGTTTGTTACTCCTTGACGacatatttcattttgtttcggCCATGCCTCCCTATCCTCAACTTCTTCCCgatggttgttgttgttgttaccTAGCATAAGTTCGAATAGGGTTAAAATATCTCTCGAGGGTCATGCTTCTGCATGCACTGCCTTTATTGGGGCTAGGGTAAGATTGAAAGATCTCGCAACAGTCATGCTCCTGCCCGTGTCCTTTCTTTTGTGCCTATACCGCTTTATgcgacaatttttttttggcttttgtcgAAGATGTAGAGAATTGGGTCGTTTATGGTTCCTTTGAGATCATTTATGAATCCATTTCCTGTTTTCTACTTTTAGTTCcgacgctttttttttttttttttttgggggggaggggCTTTATT from Corylus avellana chromosome ca1, CavTom2PMs-1.0 encodes the following:
- the LOC132168567 gene encoding NAC domain-containing protein 41-like — protein: MMMMPVGFRFEPTDEELVGFYLLNKVRGEDIGWDGIGEFDIYGEKDPWQFCGDQEKLYVFTRLKQLSKNRVARTAGCGVWHENSADKIYDGQGDVIGVRKLFCFKVKKQKSNWLMHEFSLVGEGERERATDWVLCTIQKKESRSRVGVKRCFQDHSSPTVISVQTPSPLRNSINTEEEEEEEVPLLEDGSQQRKKMRCCDVECQATATPSSECPSEFGTPESELETRLPASDNSDPELSVSYEYLETLMSCQLASNDDSASEFYASYGYLPPPPSPAGGHLPLDAWVDSWDPEFATLLS